From Lactobacillus sp. PV012:
ATCTAGGTGCAACCATGGATCAATGGGATCCAGCTTTTATCAATGAATTAGCACGCCAAAATCACGTAATTGTGGTTGATTTAAATGGTGTTGGAGCCAGTGGTGGCAAAGTTCCAACCACTATTAGCCAAATGGCTCAAGAAGCAATTAGTTTCATTATTACTTTAGGCTACGATAAGATTAATCTGCTTGGACTATCAATGGGTGGATTCATTGCTCAAGATGTAATTCGTCAAGATCCAAATCTTGTTAACAAACTTATTCTCGTTGGAACTGGTCCTAAAGGCGGAATTGGAATTGATCAAGTTACCCAAGTCACCTTCAAAGATATGGCTAAGGGGCAACTTCATCATATTGACCCTAAGCGCTATATATTCTACACCCATGATCAAGCTGGTAAAAAAGAAGCTACCGAAGTTCTTAATCGCATGAACAGTCGCACTAAAGAAAATACTGATGATAAGATGAAA
This genomic window contains:
- a CDS encoding alpha/beta fold hydrolase, encoding MPDYLHTQNEFVLVNNVRIAYRELGANTSALPLLLLNHLGATMDQWDPAFINELARQNHVIVVDLNGVGASGGKVPTTISQMAQEAISFIITLGYDKINLLGLSMGGFIAQDVIRQDPNLVNKLILVGTGPKGGIGIDQVTQVTFKDMAKGQLHHIDPKRYIFYTHDQAGKKEATEVLNRMNSRTKENTDDKMKVSSFLRQLKAIKKWGKDKEDSLQYIHLPTLIINGNDDTMVPTANSYEMHYKIKDSKLVIYPHAGHGSIFQYPNSSVKEIDKFLEN